GAAGTTCTTTATTTAGAAGACTTAGCTGCTGAATCACTTACAAGTCAAGAAATTCGTGAACAATTTATTGATGAATATATCAGCGAAGCTAATATTCGTGGTCGTGCAACTAAAAAAGCTATCAGAGAGTTGCTATTAGGTATTGAAGACAACAAAGAACTTGTTGAAAAAACAATGGCTGGTGTTCAAAAATCAGAACTTCCTGAAATTCCAGCAGCTGAGAAAGGATTAACCGATTTAGTAGAATCAGATTATCCATTTGCTATTGATCCAATGCCAAATCTTTATTTCACTCGTGACCCATTTGCAACAATGAGTACAGGTGTTTCATTGAACCACATGTTCTCAGAAACACGTAACCGTGAAACGTTGTATGGTAAATACATCTTTACACACCATCCAGAGTATGGTGGAAAAGTTCCACTTGTATACGATCGTAATGAAACAACTCGTATCGAAGGTGGCGACGAATTAGTTCTTTCTAAAGATGTTCTTGCTGTTGGTATCTCTCAACGTACTGATGCTGCATCAATTGAAAAACTTTTGGTTAACATTTTCAAACAAAACCTTGGATTCAAAAAAGTTTTAGCATTTGAATTTGCAAACAACCGTAAATTCATGCATCTTGACACTGTCTTTACAATGGTTGACTATGATAAATTTACAATTCATCCAGAAATTGAAGGAGACCTTCGTGTTTACTCTGTAACTTATGAAAACGAAGACCTCCATATTGAAGAAGAAAAAGGTGATTTAGCAGAACTTCTAGCTGAAAACCTTGGTGTTGAAAAAGTTGAATTAATCCGTTGTGGTGGTGATAATCTTGTTGCTGCAGGACGTGAACAATGGAACGATGGATCAAACACATTGACAATCGCACCAGGTGTTGTCGTTGTTTACAACCGTAACACAATCACAAATGCTATCTTAGAATCAAAAGGATTGAAATTAATCAAAATCAACGGAAGCGAATTAGTTCGCGGTCGTGGTGGTCCACGTTGTATGTCAATGCCATTTGAACGTGAGGATCTATAAAAAAATAATTCAAAAAAAATCATTAAAGAGGTAACTAACTTATGACACAAGTA
This Streptococcus urinalis 2285-97 DNA region includes the following protein-coding sequences:
- the arcA gene encoding arginine deiminase, which encodes MAQTSPIHVFSEIGKLKKVMLHRPGKEIENLMPDYLERLLFDDIPFLEDAQKEHDAFAQALRNEGVEVLYLEDLAAESLTSQEIREQFIDEYISEANIRGRATKKAIRELLLGIEDNKELVEKTMAGVQKSELPEIPAAEKGLTDLVESDYPFAIDPMPNLYFTRDPFATMSTGVSLNHMFSETRNRETLYGKYIFTHHPEYGGKVPLVYDRNETTRIEGGDELVLSKDVLAVGISQRTDAASIEKLLVNIFKQNLGFKKVLAFEFANNRKFMHLDTVFTMVDYDKFTIHPEIEGDLRVYSVTYENEDLHIEEEKGDLAELLAENLGVEKVELIRCGGDNLVAAGREQWNDGSNTLTIAPGVVVVYNRNTITNAILESKGLKLIKINGSELVRGRGGPRCMSMPFEREDL